CCACCATAATCCTCCTAAACTCACATACTAAAGCCCAGTCCTGCTTTTCTAGCTGAAACAGCTATTCCGTATGTTCTTGCGGGGCATCCAACTTTCTCCTGAATCTTCTATTCTCATAATTTAACAGCCAGTGGGCGATTTCCTGATCATTTTTAGGATGTATCATTTCTCCGTGACACTGTAACAAATGTCTACAAAGAAATTCAATGTTCCTGGACCAGCGTGTCCTCCATTAAAGCCTGCCATTAGGAGCTGCCCCAGCAACTGATCATGAATACACTCCAGTCTGAAGGACTCCCTTTTCCAGCGTCCAGGCCACCCCACTGGGTGCTGGAAGCTTTATTTTCCTGGTTATTGATCCTTCCtgtccttctcctgctccctgggGTCCCAGCTTATCCTTATCTCTTCCTTCAATGGAGACTGCTCTTCCATTGGCCTTCTACGCTCTCATTCTTTAGACAATCAAATCCCTTTTCTAATATTGATTACTCTTCACACCCATTGTCAATACATTACTGTGTGATGAAGGAACCCTTTCCTCACCAACAGTGAGACTGAAAACAGGCAGAAAACCCCACGTTTGGTACATTCCCAGAAGCTGCCAGATTGCACAACCTGGGAAATTAGATGGGCACCAAGAAAGAGCCTGATGTTCTGGATGCTGGCCAAGGGGAATTTCCCAAATCTCAGTGTTTTGCTTGAAACCTGGCTTCCCCTTCATTCCCCGAGCAAAGCGTCAGTATATATACTGTGGGCACCCCTagcaggcaggaggggcaggcagcTCAGCTTCGCCAGGAGCCTCCTTGGGAAGCAACAGCCAAAGGTGAGGTACTAGAACTTTCCAACACGATTTCTCTTTGCAGACTCCCGTTCCCCACGGCATTCCTGCGCTGTGTCCCAGctctctgtttccttcctgcATCTCCTAGCCTGACAATTAGGATTCAGCAGATGTGAATACTCTCTGGGACTGGGATTTAGTCGTGCACTTCCTCGGTGAGAGTTCAGGGATGGCTAGAGCAGGCATTCTGCAAAGCTTTGTGCACTGTTTCACTCATCTCCTTCGACAGACTGGTGTATGGTCACAAGATGCCCAGATGCCTCTTTGGAAGCTTTCTGTACGGTGGGTGTCAGGGCTCACGGGTGATGCCTGAAAGGGAAAGTGGTTTCTATTAGAAGCGCAGTGCAGTCTCTCATACTGGGATTCCAATGAGGCAAGTGGAAACTGACACGTGGACCCTCTGGAATTCTCTCCATGTATCTACGTATCACCTGCCTAATATATGTATACGCACTGTCTACTTCTttctacatatacatacatacacatatatgtacacacacgggtatatatgtacacatgtgtgtgtgtgtgtgtgtgtagatctCCAGATATAGATACTATTGAGTGTGGCTTAGTTTTGGAATACAAGAACGGGTCAACATTACTCCCCGAAAAAACCAATCCAAACCAAAACTAAACACCTATCATCTTTGTGTGTCTCTTTGGCTCTGCAGCAGGATGAAGCTTTTCCTGGGCATCCTCTTGTGCTCCCTGGTCCTGGGCGTCAGCAGCCAAAGGTGGTTAGACTTCCTCAGGGAAGCTGGTCAAGGTAAGGCCCAAAGCATGGGGGTCAGGGGGAGGCCGCACCTGGCCTCCCTCCAGGATTCCCCAGAGCAGAGGCCACATCCACACAGGGCAAAGGCCGCAAGTGGCACGCGAAGAAGCATGGTTTTCAAGATAGCAGTTTCCCaggctttctatttatttattttttaactgaactaTATCtgacatataacatcatatatatttaaggtgtatgtCATGTTAATTTGATGCATTCATATATTCAATCTGATTGCCATTGTAGCTATAAGTAGCACCTCTATCATGTTACATAATTTCCCTTTCCTTGTAGTCATTGAAATACTTAAGTTCTAGGCTATAGTACGTTTGAAAATTATGATACAATATTGTTTGGTGCTCATTATACTGTGCCTTAGGTCTCTAGGGCTTACTTACTACGTGTGGCTTTTCCCCTTAAACCACAGGTGTCCTATCCTTCCACCCCTGGCTTTTCTGGGCGGCAGCGCACTCTTCCATGGGGATCCCCAGGCTGGAGGTCACATAAAGTTTGGGCCTCAACTAgcagcaggagcaggaagagatAGATGTGGGGTCCAGGGTGCCTGCTCCCTTCTCACAAGTGGGACTCGAGTGCCGCCTAGTGGGAAGTCAGGGACAGCTCATGGCTGGGTCTCAGGCAGCCAGGAAGAGGTGCCTCAAACTTGTGCACTTAGTCATCCCATCCAAGATTAACGGAGCTTGGCccgtgctaggcactgttctaagagcttttcGTGGATGAATGAACTGGTTTTCATCCTCAGGTTTTAATCTGTAATCCTGCGATGTAGGTACCATCATCCCTTAACAGAGAACCCGAGGCACAAAGAGATGAAGAGTCTGACAAAGTCCTCAAGCAGAGCAGGGTTTACTCCAGTGGTGGAGCTCCCCAGACTTTGCTAGGACAGGACTATCCTGCCTCCCAGAGCAGAGAGCGCATGGCCCACTGAAGGGTTTGGGAACACACAACCCTCTTGTTTATCTGAGTAAATGGCAGATAGTCAGGCTGTGGGAGAGGCGGAAGGCCACTCTGCAGAGCTCCTCTCCCCGCAATAAAAGGCACAAGGATTCCGTGATGGTGGTTCTGCGGGCCTGAGACCTGGCTGGGCAGGAGAGCAAGAGACATGGGCCTCAGCAGTCAGACTCAGCGGCAAGATTTGTGTATTTcacaaaatcatttctttttctttttctttttctgtgagagTCACTGATTACTGTTTTAAGAGTTTGCTGTCAATCCTTTCTAAATTCTCACAGGCACCACTAcaaatgtgtttccatttttaggtCAAGGTTTTTCAAAGGGTTGTTCCAGGACCGCCTGCATGAGAATCGCCTGGGGTTTGGGGTGCTTTGTGAAGTGCAGATGCcaggtgcacacacacccctctgcTGAATCATCATTTCGGGGCTGAGCCTGAAATCTGGCCTTTACCAAGCATCCCAGTGGCTTTTTGTGCCCACTCCAGCTTGGGAACCACTGCCTCCAGTGTTGCCCCCACAAGGGACCAGTATGTCAGGCATTTTGGAAGGACTTCCTAAGCAAGGGGCCTCCAGCCATCTATTTAAATCTGTAACTTGGAGGGAGTAAGTACAGTAAGAATGCTCTTTCTAAAcaccagaaataataaatacataaaatggagataagggATCGCATGGATATTAAACTAGGATTACAACTTGACagtagatttttctcttttgcttattAAGTTACTTTTTGAAAGTCTTCATCTTATTGTACCTGATCAGATTCCTTCAATCAGTAACTCTCTGATCTTCCTCTGAGCTTAGTCCCTTTACTGTTTTCGTCCCAGCCTTcctaaggcccagagaagtgataGCATAGTGAGCACCTACAACCTTCTAGAAGTTATACGTGTATTTTCTCAGTTTGTCTGCATAACCACTGTGTGGAGGGCAATACTCTTCAGTTTACTGGGGAGAACACTGAACTTTAGAGCTGGGGGTAGTTGCCCTTTTTCTGCATTTGATGACCCCGTTTCTGTGAAGCTCTCTTGGGGGAATTCACCTTATCACCTGATGATTGAGTTCTGACAGTCTCCTGGTGCCACACATGCCCCAGACATTCGGATGTACACAGAAGTGAGTTGTCTTCACGCTGCCCACAGCGCTGAATCGCTCCCCTTGACTAGGTTGGGAGCTCTCTGGGTCAGCAGCCTCCCTCAGCTTTGCCTTTGTCCTCACGCCCCAGTCAGAGGGTTCCCTGCCCTTTCCAGGTAGAGGTTCATTGCACAACGAAGTGTCCCTTAAAGACCATCCCCCTCTTGTTCATACACATCACACACAGCCAAAAACCAAGTAGCGACAGTACTTAGAATGGAATCAAAGAGAATCAAACTTGCACCCGGTGTGATTCTCCTAACATTAACCCAGGGGAGTGAAAAGTAAAGGAATATGTATCTCAGCCAGTATTATCTCAAAGGTTTTTGTCAAAAGGCTGAAATCTCAGAATCATTGGCAGGAAAACTTTTCTCTATTTTGCCAAGAGATgatcactttcattttctttcctttccagggACTAGAGACATGCTGAGAGCTTACTCTGACATGAGAGAAGCCAATTACAAAAATTCCGACAAATACTTCCATGCCCGGGGGAACTATGATGCCGCACAAAGgggccctgggggtgcctgggctgCTAGAGTGATCAGGTAACATAGCCCctagggatggagggatgggtgagcTGAGCATGCCAAGCTGTGATTTCCACCCTCCCCCATGGGTGCTGGTTACCCAGCACAAGGGGATCTGCCAGGCTGAGTTGGGCTGTACCCAGAAATGATCAGTGTTTTAGCGTCTCTAAACTTGGCCTCTTGTAGATTCATTAGTTTCTTGGAAAGAGGAGAGATAGGAAGGGTGGAGGTGTTGTTCATCAGCCCCTGATTAATCTCTTACCTGCTTTCCTCCATTCCAGTGATGCCAGAGAGAATTCTCAGAGAGTCACAGACCTTTTTAAGTTTGGAGACAGCGGCCACGGAGTGGAGGACTCAAAGGCTGACCAGGCTGCCAATGAATGGGGCCGGAGTGGCAAAGACCCCAACCATTTCCGACCTCCTGGCCTGCCTGACAAGTACTGAACTTCCCCTTGGCTCTGCCCTCGGGAGATGGGCTGTGAGACCCCTGAAGGCAGGAACAGTTGCTGAGTTAGAGTTACTGGATTCTATATCCTTCCTACTCAATACCTGATACAGAgcacataaaaaatgtttaataaatgcttgtgaaattcaatttgttgttgttgtcatctgGAAACAGCTAATGACAATCTTCCTGGGTACTTTTAATACCAGGGACAACTTACcttatcatttttcttcaaagGTGATAAGGCACTAATAAAGAATAATACTAATTTGGGGTAAAAGTTTATTTCCATGATAAGGACCATACTATTTAGACTATATATGGACCATACATGTCAGACCCTGGGACAGAGAGAGATCTAAACCCTAGTTCTCAACAGGATAGTGCTGTAgccacctccatccccaccccagctttTTGGATACATCTGGGGATACTTTTGGTTGACACGGTGATTGCAGGGCATTTGGTGTGTGGACCATAGGTACATACAGCTTACAATTTATGAGACAGTGCTGCAAACAAAGGGTCATCCTGAATCTTGCTTGACTTTTGAGGTATCCTATCAGACATGTATTTAGGCAGAATCAGATTTACTGCAAAACTGAATGAAGCTTAAGCTTCAAGAACGCCTCACTTATAGGGGACCATTCCAAGATCCTCGGAGAGGCCTTGGGAAAGGATTCATATGGTCAATTGTTTTTGTAAAATCTgcagaagtaaaatattttaaccaaGGCAGTTAATGCCTCTGACTGTTCATGCCAACATTCTGCCATTACTTTTCTGCTTGTGTTGAGTGGCACTGGGGTGGGCACAGGCATTTTGGTGACCTGACTAAGGAGAAGTTGAACTGGGGATATGATTGGTTTGCACTTAGTGGGAcatatttgtgtcattttcagtCATTTCCAAGTATAATTAAGTTATTGATTGCTATCCTGGAGTAGGAATGGCCTCTAGGTATGTATTCTCCTACCGTCTACTGTGGTTACTCCCGGTGCAGGAGGAAAGGTCATATGGCAAAAAGAACATGTCATGTacagcccagcacagagcacgTGGGTAGTTGGGCAGAAACAACTTTGAAAGTCAAACATGAGTCAATGGAGAATTGTAAGATCATAtgtgtaagatttttattttgatgaatcctagtcaaaatggaagttctacCCCAGAGAGAGGGTTTCCAAATTTGACCGTGGTCAAACTTTATAGAATATTACCAATAACAAGTTGTAAAGCTGAAAGAAACTTTCCTAAACCaccaataataattttttaaaaatcaaacaaccaTGCTAAAGacagaattatctttttattttttcattatagaaaatgATCTTACAAGGTCATTGTCATAAAATGAAGATCAAAGTGAACtcagaaaaattatattaaaattaaaattatattaaaaatattatattaaaacagAGGATTTTTCGGGCAATGAAAGTAGTCTGCATGAGACaataatggtggatatatgtcattagaAATTTGCcgaaacccatagaatgtacgaCACCGAGAGAGAACCCTAACGTaaactctgggtgataatgatgtgccagtgtaggttcatcaattatatCGGATATCCCGCTCTAGTGGGGAATGTTAATAATGGGGGACGCTATGCATGGAAGCAGGTATGAATtatatgggaaatttctgtaccttctgctcaatatTGCTGTGAAACTAgaattgctctaaaaataaattctattaggagaaagaaaaaggattgcTGAAGTGTGTCAGGctgtttattaataaaatatttatatatttttctgtattttgtgatGTTTTACATATTTGTTGGCTATTTAAAATTGGTATGTTTTCGCCATTCTAAAGAAATATTTCCTATTGTTaactaatttaatatttgtaattttgtattgtttttcctAAAGGGGGCTCCCCAAATTGCATAATTCAGGCCTTATAAAACCTGGGTCTGCCCCTTTGcatacagtgaaaaaaaatgttcataattatTTAAGCCTGGAACCCAACTGTGTTTTACATATTAACAGAgtattctttttccagttttaacataacttaaaattttctgaaaatgcaATTGCTTTGTAAATTGAAACTTTGTTTTGGTAGAAGTTTTACCATCCTCTGTTTATGATTTTGAGAAGCACAGCCCCTGATGGAATCACACCTCTCTTACTCTGTATTGTAACTGTTCGGTTCACAGTGATCTGATGTGTATGTGCTAACATTGGAGACCTCTATTATGTCTTCTAGTACTTGAGATATTAAAATacgtatcattttattttaaattaattctatttcttctttctgttagGGAGCCATATtactatttttgaaattaatGTTAAGGTAGATAATATCATCTATAAATCTCTTTCATCAAAGTAAAGTAGGTGTGGCAAAATATttgttgtggggtgggggaggagcactGGGTCTGAGGTTGAGTACCACTAAACTAAATAGAAGCAGGAACTGAAAATACAGGGAGTTGTAATCTTGACGATATTGACGTTCTTCCTGGTGACTTATGTCTTTCCGAGGATTCCAGCCACACCTGGGAAAAGAAAGAGCGCCTACTGATGCTTTTAAGGATGCCAAACGTGCCCAGAGATCAGGGGTCCGACAGCTTCGAAATGTGCATCTGCACCAGAGACACTGTCCCCGACTCCCTGTCCTTTCAGTCAGGCTAAGAGCCCCTAAGGAGATGGAATATCTGGTCCAGGGAGAGTGACAAATAACAGTTATGAATATGGTCGTGCTTGGGTCCTAGACAGGGTTGGGTAAGGGGAGATCAAGTCATCTGGGATCCCAAGCCTGAGGGCGCATAGAACGGGTATTCAGGCCGGCAGGCTCCGGGCAGTAGGGGGCGCTGTGGCGGGAGCCGCGCCGGGCGCGCCGGCCCCTCTGGCGCCAGGAGGTTTATCGCCTCCTCCGGCGGCTTCCGGCGCGGCTTCTATGAGCGGGTGGCGACGAAGTCATGGACCGCAACCCTTCGCCGCCGCTGCCGAGTCGGGACCAGGACGAGGAGGAGGGGGCCGGGGGTGACTGCATAGGAAGCACGGTCTACAGCAAACACTGGCTCTTCGGCGTCCTCAGCGGGCTCATCCAGGTGTGGAAAGTCGCGCCCCGCGTGGGCTCGCCCACATTGCCCCAGCCCCCTGGTCACGCCTCTGGCAGCCCCCTCCAGCACCCCCTCCCTGACCACCCTTCTCGAGGCATCGCGCTTAGCGTCCTGGCCGCCTCCACGGACCCCAAAACTGCGGGGAGCCACTTCCCGGTACCCCTCAACACAAAGGGAAGTAGAGTGGCAGGGATGCTGGAATGCTTAcggttaaaatattttacttttgcatatttTCCGAAAATGTCTGACCGTGTAAATACATTGCTCGGCTCTTTGCTCCCCATTCCCACTGTCGTTTCTGAACCTCAGGGCCTAATTTATTTCGTGGACTTTTGTTGTAGTAGAATAAATGGTGATTTTGGAGTCCTGCAGCTCTGATACGAAAGCGTGGCTTCATCACCtgctttgggcaagttacctaaccgcTCAGAGCCTCgatttctttctcaatttctatAAACTGCGTTACCTATGCTATTGTATATCGGGTTATTGTGTAGGTTAGATAAGATTATAATGGGCATAGAGTGCTTACCATGGTGTTTGGCTTATAGGAGCTCTCACTAAATGTGAACTTTCTTCTCCCACGTTTCCCGGACTTACCTACTTTCAGTCTCTGTTCTCTCCAGTGCCGCTACTACATAGTTGCTGGAATATTCGTCCTTAGACaaacagacaaaccaaaagaAGCAAGCTGTCCTTGGGAACTCATTTTGGTTCTCTTTGCCTGCAGGagaaaaatgcatatttcttAGTTTGGAATCCAGGGCTCCTTGCAACCTTCCCAGCCTCATCTGCCCAAGACACACTCAACTACTCACCATTCCCCAGACCTTACTAGGCCCTTTCTTAACTCTGAACTCTTGAACTTTCTTAGGTATGTTCTTCTCCCGTTCTTCACATGACAAACTCCTGTTCTCCCTCAAAGATTTAGCTTAACGATTACCTCCTAGGAGAAGTTTGCCCACCTTTTCCAGGCATAGGTCATTGGTCCATCGTTTTTGCTTTCACTACTCTGTCCATAGTTCATCTGTATCACTCAGCCTTTTCTGTTGTGATGATTAGTTTACATGTGTTTCCCCCTGTAGATCCTTAACTGCTTGAAAGCAAGGGGTTAAATATATCCATCTCTGTATTTCGACCCCAGTGCCTAGTAACAGTATATACTCTGTGAATGTGAATGAATAGATCTACCCAGggcagtaattttttaaaaaaaggtttctgCAGGAGAAGATACTTTGAGGAAAGTGTCTTTGTGACTTGTGAATGATGATGGGATAATATTACATGATGAGTACTATGGACTGCTTTTGTCatcacttttcctttctgttgAAGATTGTTAGCCCTGAAAATACCAAATCCAGCTCAGATGATGAGGAGCAGCAGATGGAGCttgatgaagaaatggagaatgaAATTTGCAGAGTATGGGATATGTCAATGGACGAGGTATGGGGTTGGAAATGAAACTGAGAAGACTGTTGGGTAGGGAGGTggtgaatggattttttttttttttaagtttcagtcCTTACGACTCTGGGAGAATACTTTAGTGTCTGTTATCACTCATATGGGTATAGGGAGTGAGCTTAAATGCTAAACTTTTGTTTCTGAGCCTAGAGGATCTGAGCTGTCATTAGATTTGGTCTAAATATATAGTTCTCATGAATGCAAGAATGCTTGTAGCCCAGGAAAGTTCTGATACTTACCTGCTTTAGAGAATGCTGACCTTGTGTTTGAGAGCAGGTTAGAAGTTAGGAGACCACTGATGTACCACGATTAAATTAGAAGGGGACAAGAAGGACCCATGTGTATATAattgcaaaataatattttaacgtTTGTATTGTACTCTGTCTCTGTAGCTTAACAgcattttcatgtatatattattccatttgcTTTTCACAATAACCCTGTGATAACAGGTAGtacccttattttacagataagaaaagacatgaaaagagaTTGACATACATAATCTCTCACTTAATGACTTGGACTTCTGCAATAGCTTCCTGATTAAAATCCTTGTTTTagtctttcacttcctttctgTCCTCCACATTGTCACGGAAGTTCTCTTTTTCCTACAACACAGACTTAATTGggttcttttcttctgtcttaaaAGTTGTCCATGGCTATTCATTGGCTTCGGCTGTTTTTTGatacagttttattgaggtataattcgcACCAAAAAAGCTGTGTATTCTTGAGGTGTAATTGGTGTACAGAAACTACACATATTTAAATTGCacaatttgaaaatttttgtgtgtgtatacgcACATGAAGCCGTCACTGTAATCCAGAAAGAGAACATCTCTCTCACCTCAAAAGTTTCCTTATGCCTGTTCGTATCCCTTCCtcttgcccctccctgcctgcaaCCTCTCCAGACAACCACCGGATCGCCCTTCTGTCACTTCAGAGTCGTTTGCATTGTctagttttatataaatgagatcgtattctttttttggaggggtCCAGCTCTTTCATTCAGCATCATTGTTTTAAGATTCATGCATGTTGTGTCTATTagtagtttataatttttttattgccaaGTGACActtcattgtatgtgtatatcatgatttattcatttattcctctgttggtggatatttgagttgttcaTAGTTTATTAAAGTTAACACTGAATCTTCGTGTATAATTATGTATGGACTTATGTGTTCCTTTCTCTCGGGTAAATACCTAGAGTGgtattgggtcatatggtaggtgtatgtttaacgtggtttttttttttttatgtttaatttttaagaaacagtcCGAATTGTGTTTCTTACAGGTTGTGtaaaaaattgtgtattttccaaagtggtttttacattttacattaccATAAGCAGTGTACGAGATACAGGTccagtttctcctcatcctcgccaatacttggTATGGTCAGccttttgattttagtcattctaataagtgtgtagtGATTCTCCTTGTAATtgtaatttggatttccctaattaCTAACAGTGTTGACcatgtttttatgtgtttatttgcaatctgtatatctttttttggtgcttgttcagatcttttgcccactttttcattgtgttgttttcttagtttttttttctataagttttataattttaagttttactggtagatctgtaatccattttgagttaatttttttgtgtgatgCAAGGTATGAATTGAAGTTCACTTTTTctgcatatggatgtccagttattcaagctcaatttttaaaaagactgtcctttctccactgaattgcctttgtatctttgtcaaaaatcagttattCTGtatgtgtgagtctatttctggactctattttgttccattgatctatttgtccaTCTTTATGATTGTTTTAATTACCGTACATTTATAAgaaatcttgaaatcaggtagtgttaatcttccaactttgttgttTCTTAGAGTTGTTTTGGTTGTCCtggatcctttgtatttccatattaattttagaaatcaaTTTGTCACTTTCTTTAAAATGCCTGCTAGGATTTTGACTGAGATTgagttgaatttatagatcatttGGGGAAAGAATTGATAAATTGAACaaggtatatctttccatttatttagatcctcTCTAATTTGTTTCagcaaagttttgtagtttttagtgtataggtatttcacatcttttgtcagatttattcctaTTTCATACTTTTCCATGCtattaaaaatggcatttttaaaaaatttcaatatctgttcattgctagtatatagaaattcagttgattttgtatattttacatcCTGTAgctgtatttcatttataaagGAAACGTTTTACTACTTTTTCAATTTGaattgcctttatttctttttcttgcacaTTTGCTGTCTCCAGTATGATGTTGATTAGAAAAGTGGTGAGAGGGGCATCCTCTTGTTCTTAATTGAGCGGCAGAACGTCTGGTCTTCCACCATTAATACGATGTAACTGCAGATTGAGAAAGTTCCATTCTGTCTCTAGTATGCCTAGAGTCTTTATCAGGAAtggattttgtattttgtcataCTTTTGCTAAGtcagttgagatgatcatgtggctTCTTTTTAGTTAATATGATGAACTAAGTTGACTGATTTTTGAGGTGCTAAAATCTTGTTTAGAAATTCTAA
Above is a genomic segment from Halichoerus grypus chromosome 11, mHalGry1.hap1.1, whole genome shotgun sequence containing:
- the LOC118545195 gene encoding serum amyloid A-2 protein, with protein sequence MKLFLGILLCSLVLGVSSQRWLDFLREAGQGTRDMLRAYSDMREANYKNSDKYFHARGNYDAAQRGPGGAWAARVISDARENSQRVTDLFKFGDSGHGVEDSKADQAANEWGRSGKDPNHFRPPGLPDKY